The Mercurialis annua linkage group LG8, ddMerAnnu1.2, whole genome shotgun sequence genome window below encodes:
- the LOC126660493 gene encoding protein WHAT'S THIS FACTOR 9, mitochondrial translates to MLMILLKPTSKTLNTLLSNSQIPIFSITIHKPNKYPLHNHTQFHNYVNTYMKWKKDPFYGSIDHIHKSSLLKSIISIKNLITQNPNSSIPISDISKKGLQFDLKKIKVANFLRKYPSIFDEFTGPEYNLPWFRLTREAVEIDEEEKRVFVEFRDELNERLMRFIMMSREKVVPLKILKGMLWYLGLNDDFLETIDDECFKIVDLEDGLEDGLEGLTVVNSEKMSFLSVLERNAMSKSTSYSSNGISAGQHSDQVVSSMSHTRDALSEGLCEFPLFPSKGVRLKRKIQDWLKEFQKIPYISPYDDYSNLDCDSDLAEKRVVAFLHEMLCLFVEHSAERKKILCLKKYFGLPQKVHKAFERHPYMFYLSFRNKTCTVILKEAYKDELAIERHPILSVRQKYVELIKESEVILKRRRWGHTTNFECLKSPKLDLDLDLDCIDDGEQGQCL, encoded by the coding sequence ATGCTCATGATCTTACTAAAACCCACCTCTAAAACCCTAAATACCCTACTCTCAAATTCTCAAATCCCAATCTTTTCCATTACAATTCATAAACCCAACAAATACCCATTACACAATCACACCCAATTCCACAATTACGTAAACACTTACATGAAATGGAAAAAAGACCCATTTTACGGTTCAATTGATCACATTCACAAATCTTCACTCCTCAAATCAATCATTTCCATAAAAAATCTCATcacccaaaaccctaattccTCCATCCCAATCTCAGATATCTCCAAAAAAGGCTTACAGTTTGAtctcaaaaaaatcaaagtcGCCAACTTTTTACGAAAATACCCTTCAATTTTTGACGAATTTACCGGCCCGGAGTATAATTTGCCTTGGTTTAGATTGACCCGAGAAGCTGTTGAGATTGATGAGGAGGAGAAAAGGGTATTTGTGGAATTCAGAGATGAATTGAATGAGAGGTTGATGAGGTTTATAATGATGAGTAGAGAAAAGGTGGTGCctttgaagattttgaaaggtaTGTTGTGGTATTTGGGTTTGAATGATGATTTTTTAGAAACCATAGATGATGAATGTTTTAAGATTGTTGATTTAGAAGATGGGTTGGAAGATGGGTTGGAAGGATTAACTGTAGTTAATAGTGAAAAAATGTCGTTTTTATCGGTTTTAGAAAGAAATGCGATGAGTAAATCAACgagttatagctcaaatggtataagcgctggtcAGCATTCTGACCAGGTCGTGAGTTCAATGTCTCACACAAGGGATGCACTGAGTGAAGGTTTATGTGAATTTCCGCTTTTTCCGTCAAAGGGTGTgagattgaaaagaaaaattcaaGATTGGTTAAAGGAGTTTCAAAAGATTCCTTATATATCGCCTTATGATGATTATTCGAATTTGGATTGCGATAGTGATTTAGCAGAGAAGAGAGTTGTCGCTTTTCTGCATGAAATGTTGTGTTTGTTTGTAGAGCATTCAGCTGAAAGGAAGAAGATTTTGTGCTTGAAAAAGTATTTTGGATTGCCGCAAAAAGTTCATAAGGCGTTTGAGAGACATCCGTATATGTTTTACTTGTCGTTTAGGAATAAAACTTGTACCGTGATTCTTAAAGAGGCTTATAAGGATGAATTGGCTATAGAGAGGCATCCGATTTTGAGTGTTAGGCAAAAGTATGTTGAGTTGATTAAGGAATCCGAAGTGATTTTGAAGAGAAGGAGGTGGGGACATACGACAAATTTTGAATGTCTGAAGTCCCCGAaattggatttggatttggatttggattGTATAGATGATGGTGAACAGGGACAGTGTTTGTAG
- the LOC126660495 gene encoding OVARIAN TUMOR DOMAIN-containing deubiquitinating enzyme 9: MMVHDQDPDVVRWGLHTLIDVCAPPRSGSCNSVTYYGTPESQVGYVVEGYNEVVYMNYVENDAVIARALQDELSRIDAAEASGFQNPGQELIIAQNWGSTSGRCDSSEHMGDDLNKNKNESDSSSKCGSEENDEVPVSSSSPNVGEEEHFHSNGEESFRMQDLSHLLEIEDESTLDGEVGKRLNHMASIPHVPKINGELPSEDEEVSDHQRLLDRLKLYDLIENTVQGDGNCQFRALSDQLYRSAEHHKAVRERVAFELKTHPRKYEGYVPMAYGDYMKKMSKTGEWGDHVTLQAAADSYGVKIFVLTSFRDTCYVEILPEILKSERVICLSFWAEVHYNSIYPEGELPLPDTRKKKKWWMLGS, from the exons ATGATGGTTCACGATCAAGATCCTGATGTTGTTCGGTGGGGTCTCCATACCCTAATAGACGTTTGTGCACCTCCACGTTCTGGTTCATGTAACAGTGTCACTTATTATGGTACTCCTGAAAGTCAAGTTGGATATGTTGTAGAAGGTTATAACGAAGTAGTATATATGAATTATGTTGAGAATGATGCGGTTATTGCACGAGCTCTTCAGGATGAACTTTCACGTATTGATGCTGCAGAAGCATCGGGTTTTCAGAATCCTGGACAAGAATTAATTATTGCACAGAACTGGGGTAGTACTTCTGGAAGATGTGATAGTTCAG AGCACATGGGTGATGAtctcaacaaaaacaaaaacgagTCGGATTCTTCTAGCAAGTGTGGAAGTGAAGAGAATGATGAAGTGCCAGTTTCTTCTTCATCCCCTAATGTAGGAGAAGAAGAACATTTTCATAGCAACGGAGAAGAATCATTTAGAATGCAAGACCTGTCGCATCTTTTGGAAATAGAAGACGAGTCAACTCTTGATGGTGAAGTGGGCAAAAGGCTCAATCATATGGCTTCTATTCCT CATGTCCCAAAAATTAATGGAGAATTACCATCCGAAGATGAAGAGGTATCAGATCATCAAAGGCTGCTAGACAG GTTGAAGCTGTATGATTTAATTGAGAATACAGTTCAAGGGGATGGCAACTGTCAG TTTCGTGCCTTATCAGACCAACTTTATCGTTCTGCTGAGCATCATAAAGCTGTGAGAGAACGAGTTGCTTTCGAG CTAAAAACACACCCACGGAAGTATGAGGGATACGTTCCTATGGCTTATGGTGATTACATGAAGAAAATGAGCAA GACGGGGGAATGGGGTGATCATGTCACATTGCAAGCTGCTGCAGATTCG TATGGTGTGAAGATATTTGTGCTAACTTCATTTCGGGACACGTGTTACGTTGAGATCCTTCCGGAAATTTTGAAGTCCGAGCGAG TTATCTGCTTGAGCTTTTGGGCCGAGGTACACTACAACTCAATTTATCCAGAAGGAG AGCTACCCCTTCCGGATActagaaaaaagaagaaatggtGGATGCTTGGAAGCTAA
- the LOC126660494 gene encoding serine/threonine-protein kinase PCRK1-like encodes MKCFHLANKEKMEEQKTTKSVSAHSNSSTSMSMSNELDMKKSGSEFNSQNISDFSTESSTKNSFAALSQRQSNLRVFTFSELKTATKNFSRSLMIGEGGFGSVYRGVIRTTEDPSKRIDVAVKQLGKRGLQGHKEWVTEVNVLGVVEHPNLVKLVGYCAEDDERGIQRLLVYEYMPNRSVQDHLSSRLQTPLPWSARVKVAQDAARGLAYLHEGMDFQIIFRDFKSSNILLDDQWNSKLSDFGLARLGPIDGLSHVSTAVVGTIGYAAPEYIQTGRLTSKSDVWGYGVFLYELITGRRPIDRNRPKDEQKLLEWVRPHLSDLNKFAFILDPRLEGKYNLKTAQKLAAVANRCLVRQAKSRPKMSEVLTMINKIVDSADLGSPLLPVKSLAPKDESRGERLIRKLLHPEIGEKMWLAWRRWKSKLIRPC; translated from the exons ATGAAGTGCTTTCACTTAGCCAACAAAGAGAAAATGGAAGAGCAAAAGACTACAAAATCTGTTTCTGCTCACTCTAATTCTTCAACTTCCATGTCTATGTCAAATGAACTTGATATGAAGAAATCAGGGTCTGAGTTCAATTCTCAGAATATTTCCGATTTTAGCACGGAATCCTCCACAAAGAACTCTTTTGCTGCTTTATCTCAAAGACAAAGTAATCTTAGAGTCTTTACATTCTCAGAGTTGAAAACTGCTACGAAGAATTTTAGCCGCTCACTCATGATCGGAGAGGGTGGTTTCGGAAGTGTGTATAGGGGAGTAATTCGAACCACTGAAGATCCGAGTAAGAGAATAGATGTTGCTGTTAAACAACTTGGTAAAAGAGGGCTGCAG GGACACAAGGAATGGGTGACAGAAGTAAATGTTTTAGGAGTCGTTGAACATCCAAATCTAGTCAAATTAGTCGGATACTGTGCCGAGGACGATGAAAGAGGAATTCAGCGGCTGCTAGTGTATGAATATATGCCTAACAGAAGTGTGCAGGATCACTTATCGAGTCGACTTCAGACACCTCTTCCTTGGTCTGCCAGAGTCAAAGTCGCCCAAGATGCCGCCCGAGGTTTAGCGTACCTTCATGAAGGAATGGATTTTCAG ATAATCTTCAGAGATTTCAAGTCTTCCAACATACTTCTCGATGACCAGTGGAATTCAAAGTTGTCAGACTTTGGGTTGGCGAGATTGGGGCCTATAGACGGGTTAAGCCATGTATCAACTGCG GTTGTTGGAACCATTGGATATGCAGCACCTGAATACATTCAAACAGGACGTCTCACATCTAAAAGTGATGTATGGGGATATGGAGTTTTTCTTTATGAACTTATCACCGGCAGGCGTCCGATAGATCGAAACCGCCCAAAAGACGAACAGAAACTCTTAGAATGGGTACGGCCACACCTGTCTGATTTAAACAAGTTCGCGTTTATTTTGGATCCAAGACTCGAGGGGAAGTACAATCTGAAGACTGCACAAAAACTCGCTGCTGTAGCCAACCGGTGCTTGGTTCGTCAGGCGAAATCACGACCCAAAATGAGTGAAGTTCTGACAATGATAAACAAAATTGTGGACTCGGCTGACTTAGGAAGTCCATTGCTCCCTGTAAAAAGCTTGGCTCCGAAAGATGAATCTCGAGGGGAAAGATTAATAAGAAAGCTTCTGCATCCCGAAATCGGAGAGAAAATGTGGCTGGCTTGGAGAAGATGGAAATCAAAACTAATTAGGCCATGTTGA